In one Diabrotica virgifera virgifera chromosome 7, PGI_DIABVI_V3a genomic region, the following are encoded:
- the LOC114327376 gene encoding lipid droplet-associated hydrolase produces MQPITETFIELNKVPTKVSTIGKKVGETFDDNENLVIIIPGNPGLNSFYDKFARRINENLSCSVWCVGHAGHNYTAEKLKGVPKYNENKEVYGLDGQVQNKVDFFEKYVPKNARVHLIGHSIGSYMAVNLLDKPTISEKINKAYLLFPTIEYMAKTPNGLFLNGFLRSIIWFVVLMSGLFAILPHFIQTALLYGYMSIVGMPKHNCDIIRSLIRPAILKRVFFLAYEEMDQVLERNSNSLEHNIKKVKLLYGETDGWTPLQYYTNLKKDIPDIDAEVTSFNHAFVLNRSDELGDMVCDWIKNKA; encoded by the exons ATGCAGCCCATCACAGAAACTTTCATCGAATTAAACAAAGTACCGACCAAAGTGTCCACGATCGGAAAGAAAGTTGGAGAAACGTTTGACGACAACGAGAATTTAGTAATCATCATTCCCGGAAACCCAGGTTTAAATTCCTTTTACGACAAATTTGCAAGAAGAATTAACGAAAATTTGAGTTGTTCAGTTTGGTGTGTAGGACATGCAGGACATAATTACACGGCCGAAAAATTGAAAGGAGTGCCCAAGTACAACGAAAATAAGGAGGTGTACGGTCTTGATGGACAAGTACAAAATAAG gttgacttttttgaaaaatacgtCCCAAAAAATGCGAGGGTTCACCTTATCGGTCATTCCATAGGATCTTACATGGCTGTGAACCTATTAGACAAACCTACGATATCGGAAAAAATCAACAAGGCCTATTTGCTCTTTCCCACAATAGAATACATGGCTAAAACCCCGAACGGACTCTTCTTGAACGGATTCCTGAGAAGCATAATATGGTTCGTAGTTCTCATGTCTGGTTTGTTCGCTATTTTACCACATTTTATACAAACTGCTCTACTGTACGGTTACATGAGCATTGTCGGCATGCCTAAACATAACTGTGATATTATACGATCGTTGATCAGGCCTGCTATCTTGAAACGCGTATTCTTCCTAGCCTACGAAGAAATGGACCAAGTGCTGGAAAGAAACTCGAATAGTCTGGAACACAATATAAAGAAGGTGAAGTTGTTGTACGGTGAAACCGATGGGTGGACTCCTCTGCAGTATTATACCAACCTTAAGAAAGATATTCCGGATATCGATGCAGAGGTAACTAGCTTTAACCATGCTTTTGTGTTAAACAGAAGTGATGAACTTGGTGATATGGTTTGTGATTGGATCAAGAATAAGGCTTAG